A DNA window from Pungitius pungitius chromosome 1, fPunPun2.1, whole genome shotgun sequence contains the following coding sequences:
- the gba2 gene encoding non-lysosomal glucosylceramidase — protein sequence MNTEWGEKSSADLMSRYVSKEVGCGVPKEGWRICLAHEFKEKRKPFQAKDVSLSNVLEHVGLGFRYLKWWYKKTQVEKKAPFIDMFRAQPLRQIYGAPLGGIGGGTITRGWRGEFCRWQLNPGMYHYKTVTANQFTVCLRRGGQTVYQQVLSVERPPTLQGWNWGYCGEYAFYHALYPRAWTVYHLPGQNVTLTCRQISPVIPHDYQDSSLPVAVFVWDVENGNDYALDVSIMFTMVNGSGHKDDKSGGHWNEPFHLEKEGEAVSGVLLHHCTPVNPYTLCIAAREQPDREVSHQTAFSPKGTCSGLWSDLIADGRLDSPTGSSPPTPKGEKVAAALAAGCSVPAQGRNRLEFCLAWDMPTITFGSREKEHIRRYSRYFGSKGDASPSLSHHALTHYSEWERRIDEWQRPVLQDSSLPSWYKSALFNELYFVVDGGTVWTELPEDADISGGVRSEDGGLPAQPAVVKEFGRFAYLEGQEYRMYNTYDVHFYASFALIMLWPKLALSVQYDIAGSVVQQDPTERLHLMSGRCSPVKAKNVVPHDIGDPDDEPWQRVNAYLIHDTADWKDLNLKFVLQVYRDFHLTQDRLYLQDMWPVCQAVMESELKFDLDGDGLIENSGYADQTYDGWTVTGPSAYCGGLWLASLCVMCKMARLVDSDEAHRRYRDILDRGSAAFDKLLWNGKYYNYDSSGRDLSNSVMSDQCAGHWFLRASGLGEGDYKAFPKEKIQSALKSVFDLNVMSFAGGQMGAVNGMRPEGVPDRSSVQSDEVWIGVVYGLAATMIHEGMKEEGMRTAEGCYRTVWERLGMAFQTPEAYCEKGIYRSLAYMRPLSVWAMQLALNSSQRERAGAADGEQELDLRE from the exons ATGAACACAGAGTGGGGGGAGAAATCCTCAGCGGACCTCATGAGCAGGTACGTCTCCAAGGAAGTAGGATGTGGAGTACCCAAAGAGGGATGGAGGATCTGTCTGGCGCACGAGTTCAAGGAGAAGAGAAAGCCCTTTCAAGCGAAAGACGTGTCCCTGTCCAATGTCCTGGAGCACGTCGGGCTTGGATTCAG GTATCTCAAATGGTGGTACAAGAAGACCCAGGTGGAAAAGAAAGCACCCTTCATTGACATGTTTCGTGCCCAACCCTTACGTCAAATATACG GCGCTCCACTGGGCGGCATTGGAGGAGGGACCATCACCAGAGGTTGGAGGGGGGAGTTCTGCAGATGGCAACTTAACCCTGGGATGTACCACTACAAAACGGTCACGGCAAACCAG TTCACGGTGTGTCTGCGTCGCGGCGGGCAAACGGTTTACCAGCAGGTGCTGTCCGTGGAGCGCCCCCCCACGCTGCAGGGCTGGAACTGGGGCTACTGCGGAGAGTACGCCTTCTATCACGCCCTGTACCCCCGCGCCTGGACGGTCTACCACCTGCCGGGGCAGAACGTCACGTTGACCTGCAGACAGATCTCCCCCGTCATCCCGCACGACTACCAG GACTCCAGCCTCCCAGTGGCGGTGTTCGTGTGGGACGTGGAGAACGGCAACGACTACGCCCTGGACGTCTCCATCATGTTCACCATGGTCAACGGCTCGGGGCACAAGGACGACAAGAGCGGGGGGCACTGGAATGAACCGTTCCacctggagaaggagggggaggccGTGTCCGGGGTCCTGCTCCACCACTGCACCCCGGTGAACCCTTACACGCTGTGCATCGCAGCCCGAGAACAG CCTGACAGGGAGGTCAGCCACCAGACAGCGTTCAGTCCGAAGGGGACCTGCAGCGGCCTGTGGAGCGACCTCATCGCGGACGGACGTCTGGACTCTCCCACAG GATCCAGCCCTCCGACGCCCAAAGGAGAGAAGGTGGCGGCGGCGCTGGCCGCGGGCTGCTCGGTGCCGGCGCAGGGCCGAAACCGCCTGGAGTTCTGCCTGGCCTGGGACATGCCCACCATCACCTTTGGCTCCAGGGAGAAGGAGCACATCAG GAGATACAGCCGTTACTTTGGGAGCAAAGGGGACGCGTCCCCATCGCTCAGTCACCACGCCCTGACCCACTACAGCGAGTGGGAGAGGCGCATCGACGAATGGCAAAGGCCCGTTCTGCAGGACAG CTCTCTCCCCTCCTGGTACAAGTCGGCCCTGTTTAACGAGCTGTACTTCGTGGTGGACGGCGGGACGGTGTGGACGGAGCTGCCGGAGGACGCCGACATCAGCGGCGGTGTGCGAAGCGAGGACGGGGGGCTGCCGGCTCAGCCCGCCGTCGTCAAGGAGTTCGGCCGCTTCGCCTACCTGGAAG GTCAGGAGTACAGAATGTACAACACCTACGATGTGCACTTCTACGCCTCCTTTGCTCTCATCATGCTGTGGCCCAAACTGGCGCTGAGCGTGCAGTACGATATCG ctggcAGTGTAGTTCAGCAGGACCCGACGGAGAGGCTCCATCTGATGAGTGGGCGGTGCTCTCCGGTCAAGGCTAAAAATGTGGTGCCTCACGACATAGGAGACCCAG ATGATGAGCCGTGGCAGAGAGTAAACGCCTACCTCATCCATGACACTGCAGACTGGAAGGACCTGAACCTcaagtttgtcctgcaggtctACAGGGACTTTCATCTCACCCAGGACCGTCTGTACCTGCAGGACATGTGGCCCGTCTGCCAG GCGGTGATGGAGTCGGAGCTGAAGTTCGACCTGGATGGAGACGGGCTGATCGAGAACTCCGGATATGCGGACCAGACCTATGACGGATGGACGGTGACTGGACCAAG TGCGTACTGCGGGGGGCTGTGGTTGGCGTCGCTGTGTGTGATGTGTAAAATGGCCCGACTGGTGGACAGCGACGAGGCGCACCGACGCTACAGGGACATTTTGGACCGGGGCAGCGCTGCTTTTGACAAACTGCTGTGGAACG GCAAGTACTACAACTACGACAGCAGTGGAAGAGACCTCTCCAACAGTGTCATGTCCGACCAGTGCGCCGGCCACTGGTTCCTGAGAGCGTCCGGCCTGGGAGAGGGAGACTACAAG gcttttccaaaagaaaaaatccagaGCGCTCTGAAATCCGTCTTTGACCTGAACGTGATGAGCTTTGCTGGAGGCCAGATGGGGGCAGTTAACGGCATGCGTCCTGAAGGCGTGCCGGACCGCTCCAGTGTCCAGTCAGATGAGGTCTGGATTGGAGTAGTGTATGGACTGGCAGCCACTATGATCCATGAG GGTATGAAGGAGGAGGGTATGCGCACAGCGGAGGGTTGCTACCGCACCGTGTGGGAAAGGCTGGGCATGGCCTTCCAGACCCCCGAAGCCTACTGCGAGAAGGGCATCTACCGCTCTCTGGCCTACATGAGGCCTCTGAGCGTCTGGGCCATGCAGCTGGCGCTGAACTCTTCACAGAGAGAACGGGCCGGAGCCGCTGACGGGGAGCAGGAACTGGATTTGAGAGAATAA